The region CGTCTTCGATGGCGACCGCACCACAGGTGAAGAGCAAGGTGGCCGCGTCTATGAACTCTTCACACCTCGGCAGAATGGCCAGTCATTACGATTTGAAGGGACTGCGGAAGCTGGCCTGGTCGAAGTGGAGTTCGCCACCGGTGCGATCGATTTTGCAAAGATCGCGCCCGAGCAGAAACTGTGGAAAACCGATGACCCTCAGCTGATTCAAAAGCTTCGCCGTACATTCACCGGGCCGGAAGCTCTGGCCCGCATGCCACTCGATCTGCAAGTCGTGGCTCGAGCGGGCGAAGCTCTGCAAGTCTCTGCTTGTCTCTATCGTCAGGATGGTACAAGTCTGCCGACCGTGGTCGTCACCTCGACCGAACCACTTCCCGTGGCCACAAAACATGCCGTCACGGAAACCTATCTGCTCGAACAGTTGGGACGCCTTGGGCATACCCCTTTCGCGATACGTGATCTCTCTGCCGAGATTGTGGGCGGCCCGATGGTTCCCATGAGCCTGCTTTCCAAAGTCAGGCAGGAACTCATCCGCCAACTCCTCGAAGCTCTGGCCATTCCGGAAACTCGTACAGCAGCCACCCAGCCCATTCTCACCACCTGGCGCCAGCATCTGCAGCAATCGCGCATCGAAAGCCTCGTTCCCGAAGAGAATTCGACAACAGCAAATCAAACTCTACTCCCGCAACTTTTCGTCATGGTCCGTCAGCCCGCGCAACTGGAGCATCTCGTTCCCACTGAGCTGGAGCTCCCTGGCCAGGCACAACTTGGTGGCGTATATGTCGACTTCGCAGATATTCGCGAGTACCGCCAGGCTGCTGACTGGGGACGCGCTCATGGAGTGAAGGTCTGGCTGGCCACGCCGCGCATTCAGAAGCCGGGTGAATACCCCATTTTTGCCGCGATGGCCAAACATGCTCCCGCTGGTTTTCTGGTACGAAATCTCGCGGGAATTGATTACTGCACTCGTAAAAACATTCCCTTCGTAATCGATTTCTCGCTCAATTGCGCGAACGAACTGACAGCCGAGTACCTGGAAGGCTTTGGCCCTGAAAGACTGACCCTTTCCTACGATCTCAACCGTGAACAACTTCTCGATCTCGTGCGTGCCGCCCGGCCGCAACGACTCGAAGTCGTCATTCACCAGCAGATGCCCATGTTCCATATGGAGCATTGTGTCTTCTGTGCTGTCCTTTCGCCGGGAACCAATAAAACGAACTGCGGCCGCCCTTGTGACAACCACTTTGTCGAGCTGCGTGATCGTGTGGGTATGCAACATCCCCTGACAGCCGATGTCGGTTGCCGGAACACGCTGTTCAATGCCCAGCCTCAAAGTGCTGCCGAGGTCGTTCCGGATCTGCTCGAGCATGGGGTGAGAAACTTCCGCCTCGAGTTTCTGAATCAGGATCGTCAAACCATCCGCCGAACGATCTGTGAATATCAGGCACTGCTCGATGGTCAAAGAAGAGGCCGCGAAGTCTGGCAATCGCTGAGCGCGATGAATCGCGTCGGTGTCACTCGTGGCACGCTCGAAGAACGTCGCAACCCACTGGCAATCCTGTAACAGGAAAACTGTCATGGGTTCTGAGACCTCGCCCAGTCAACAAAACAGCACGAATCTGAATGCGCAACCTGGCAATAGCGAAACTACCGCTCGCTATTGCGGCATGACGCATGGCGATGCCTTGGTGGTTTTTGGATTGGCTCTTCTGCTGCTCGGCCTCGCGGGTGGGCGATTTGTGTGGCATGGAGTGTGGGGGAATCCACTGGTGCATGTCGAAACGCTCCAGGGAGAACCCATTCCGCTGAAGATCGACATTAACTCAGCGAACTGGATCGAGTTTTTGCAGTTAGATGGAATTGGCGAAACTCTGGCTCGTCGGATTGTGGCCGACCGTGACGAACGAGGCCCATTCCAGAGCGTTGACGATCTGGTTCGCGTCCGTGGCCTGGGCGAAAAAATGATCGAACGCTTTCGCCCCTACCTCACGTGCGAGCCTCGCCCAAAGTCATCCGTTAACGATCCCTGAGAGTCTCGCCATTGGGCAGCAAAATCTCACCTTCAGAGGTTGAGAAAACCAGATTTTTGCGAATACAGGGGGTTTGGCACAAATAGATAAACACGACTCGGCGGTTTTTGCAACTTTTACCAAAAAAACTGCCATTGACGCTCTTGCGGGCACGCTCGATGGGCGATATTTCCTTCATAAGTGAAGAAAGACTCGTCGCATCAGCGGCGTGTACCAAGGTCAAGATGATCCCGGTGCTTTCAAAGTCACTTTTGGCAAGGATGCCCGACCATGAGCCGATTGCGTGTTTACTGGCCTGATGCTGT is a window of Planctopirus limnophila DSM 3776 DNA encoding:
- a CDS encoding U32 family peptidase, whose product is MTLLSAPGNETGKSLGSRPELLAPAGSREAIRAAIENGATAVYFGLQCGFNARARATNIATTDLPEVMQELHSRGVRGYVTLNTLIFSDELEEFESIVRLCAESGVDAVLLQDLGAARLCQAICPALPIHASTQMTLTSAECIEVAKELGISRVVLPRELSIDEIRKLHSATSMPLEAFVHGALCVAYSGQCLTSESLGGRSANRGQCAQACRLPYELICDGQDVDLGNVRYLLSPQDLAAYELTPELIEAGVISFKIEGRLKTPEYVANITKHYRDAIDRSTMGELPQWTPDVRREMELSFSRGFSTGWLKGCDHKELVPGLSSSKRGVLLGKVLRVAPPRILLRLESPLSRGDGVVFDGDRTTGEEQGGRVYELFTPRQNGQSLRFEGTAEAGLVEVEFATGAIDFAKIAPEQKLWKTDDPQLIQKLRRTFTGPEALARMPLDLQVVARAGEALQVSACLYRQDGTSLPTVVVTSTEPLPVATKHAVTETYLLEQLGRLGHTPFAIRDLSAEIVGGPMVPMSLLSKVRQELIRQLLEALAIPETRTAATQPILTTWRQHLQQSRIESLVPEENSTTANQTLLPQLFVMVRQPAQLEHLVPTELELPGQAQLGGVYVDFADIREYRQAADWGRAHGVKVWLATPRIQKPGEYPIFAAMAKHAPAGFLVRNLAGIDYCTRKNIPFVIDFSLNCANELTAEYLEGFGPERLTLSYDLNREQLLDLVRAARPQRLEVVIHQQMPMFHMEHCVFCAVLSPGTNKTNCGRPCDNHFVELRDRVGMQHPLTADVGCRNTLFNAQPQSAAEVVPDLLEHGVRNFRLEFLNQDRQTIRRTICEYQALLDGQRRGREVWQSLSAMNRVGVTRGTLEERRNPLAIL
- a CDS encoding ComEA family DNA-binding protein is translated as MGSETSPSQQNSTNLNAQPGNSETTARYCGMTHGDALVVFGLALLLLGLAGGRFVWHGVWGNPLVHVETLQGEPIPLKIDINSANWIEFLQLDGIGETLARRIVADRDERGPFQSVDDLVRVRGLGEKMIERFRPYLTCEPRPKSSVNDP